tgggtGGATAATAATTACGATTTTAGAATGTTCTATATcgcttaaaaaaattggacaatggtcAAGAGCCATACtataaaaaggaccaaaatgatttcgattacgaatgagcatgaaacttgatttatgaggtgtccaaaattaaaatggtttgttttactagggttatttattttaaaaaattgaaactttaaaaagtttaaaaaattataaattaaatattacaagaaatttaaacaatataaaagatattaatacgggACGATATACTGCGAgagaaatcttagatataacactcaaaattcaatgatgaagtttgggtcaatattaatcttttttgaagtttctaattttataaatatttaaaatttataataaaatgacaaatttgtgtttaatttcacgggacggggttatatggtgTGACGGGTTTGAGTGGATAATAACATGGGATAGTATGCtatggaaaaaaacatataataacaatcataatataattacataatcttaaacactaaacaaaattaacaatattaaaaaaaaaaaacttaaaactttaatttttttaaaacacattttgattcttttataataaatttaaacattataaatatttaaactttatactacgggtgaaattttataattgacTGTTTGGGTTGATAAGAATTTACGATAGAAGTAGGAGTTAAATCCTAGAatgacaatcaaaatataattatacaattaaatactaccacgaGTGAAATCCTATAATTGACGAGTttgaatcgatattaatatgggatggttTACTACgggtgatattttagaattgactggtttgggttgataataatttgcgatagaattaggagtgaaatcctagaatgacaattaaaatataattatacaattaaatactaccacgggtgaaatcctagaattgacgggcttgattcgatattaatatgggatggtgtactacgggtgatattttagaattgactggtttgagttgataataatttgcgatagaattaggagtgaaatcctacgatgacaattaaaatataattatacaattaaatactaccacgggtgaaatcctagaattgacgggtttgattcgatattaatatgggatggtgtactacgggtgaaatccgagaaacaacaatcaaaatacaattatacaatattaaacatttaacaaaataaacaaatacaacttaaaactttaaaatttgagttataaaatttcgTCTCGCGgtgaattatacatttaaatcaaacaatagcataaatttattaaatcatcctaaaaattatttaattattttttatttaataaaaatataggcccgcggtataccgcgggttaataTCTAGTAACCAATATTTTTACAGgttaaatataaagaaataatttaagatcacaaatatattaaaacgtataaaaaatttcaaaagtatgATCTCTTAAATAGAAGTTAAACAACATTAAGATGTGTAAtcacataaatattttcaaaaacatgtaaaatgcaTTATATGAAATTTCCAAGACAATGATTTTTATATCTAGACATTGTAAGCACGTaaatatttccaaaaacacgtgaaaaatataaaatgttgTCAcgtaaaattattaaaacgTTATGAAATAAttctaaaacattaaattgtAAGTAGATAAATAATACTTTAGACATTGTAAACACGTAAACGTTTCcaaaaacatgtaaatatatagaaaagctTGTAAAACACGTAAAATATCTAAAAGCTTATGAAGTTTCAAAACttctaaacattttcaaaaaatttcataaatttatgaaaagtTACAACTGTTCGATAAATTATATCACGTTATTATCCACTGATATTCTCAATAGTTAGTACTTTTGCAATACATGTGTtaggtttatatttttagaaaaaatcaaaatatttatttgtttaaacctttttgttgtttttattattcCTCTtagaaactaataaaatttcaaagttGTGTTGAATTGTTTGACTGGCtaagatattttctatttgcCTACATTACCAAGTATAGTTCAAATTCTTAggaaaatatttctttttaaaattgtctTCTATATTTAAGAGATTTTCATTAAAATGGGATATATAAGGAGATATCATAAGAATTGTGAAATtatatttgagaaaaaaatgaaaaacaaataaaataaataaaaagctgAAATCTCACTTTGGGCTTTGGGCCGAAACAGATAAACCAAAATCGTCATGTGAAATATGGGCTTAATATTGATCCAAATCAGGTCGGCTAAATTCTgttattaattaagaaaaaccgCCAATCTCAGATTTTTTAGCAAACCTTTTCCACAATTTCCAGACAGTTTTAGGGTTCCGTCGTTCTTATTCACTCTCGATTCTTCGCTTagcttcgtcttcttcatcgaaGATTTATCTCTGTAAgcttcaaaacctttttttttttttcgattcgATTAATCTGAGATTATTTCCTCACTCGTTTTGATTCTGAATCAGACAATTCGCTGTGGATCTTCGGGGCGGGCGAATTTCATTGATTTTCCATTGAATCTGCGAGGTTACATATCCGGATTTGTGTTATCGGAGCTGAATTTAGGAATGGAGGTAGAGAAATCCAAGTATAGGAGCGAAGATTTGGAtgtggtggaggaggaggctGATTTGAAGAAGAGTCGGCGAGATCGTGATCGGAGTAATGAGCGGAAGAAGGATAAGGGTTCAGAGAAGCGTCGAGAGAAGGATAGGCGGAAGAAACGAGTTAAGAGTAGTGATTCTGAAGATGATTACgatagagatgatgatgaagagaggGAGAAGCGTAAGGAGAAGGAGAGGGAGCGGAGACGGAGGGATAAGGATAGGGTGAAGAGACGGTCTGAGAGAAGGAAGAGTAGTGATTCTGAAGATGACgttgaagaagaggatgagagGGATAAACGCAGAGTGAATGAGAAGGAGAGAGGGCATCGAGAACATGAGAGAGATAGAGGCAAAGATAGGAAAAGGGATAGAGAGAGGGAAGAGAGGAAggataaagaaagagaaagggagAAGGatagagagaggagagaacgGGAACGGGAAGAGCGGGAGAAGGAGAGagttaaagaaagagaaaggcgGGAACGGGAAGATGGAGAGAGGGATAGGAGAGAGCGTGAGAAAGAAAGGGGTAGTAGGAGGAACCGGGAAAGGGAAAGGTCAAGAGAGGTGGGCAATgaagagagtgatgatgatgtcaAGCGTGACTTGAAACGTAGAAGAAAAGAGGGCGGTGAACGGAAGGAGAAAGAGCGTGAAAAGAGTGTTGGCAGATCTAGCAGGCATGAAGATAGTCCAAAGAGAAAGAGTGTCGAGGATAATGgggaaaagaaagagaagaaaacgcGAGAAGAAGAACTAGAGGATGAGCAGAAGAAGTTGGATGAGGAAGTGGAAAAACGAAGGAGAAGAGTCCAGGAGTGGCAAgaattgaagaggaagaaggaggaagCTGAAAGTGAAAGTAAGGGTGATGCGGATGGTAATGAGCCCAAGGCCGGTAAGGCTTGGACTCTTGAAGGagaatctgatgatgaagaaggcCATCCGgaagaaaaatcagaaacagaaatggatgttgatgaagagacTAAACCTGAAAATGATGGAGATGCTAAGATGGTAGACTTGGAGAATGAGACAGCTGCTACTGTCTCTGAGAGTGGAGGTGATGGAGCTGTAGATGAAGAGGAAATTGATCCTTTAGATGCTTTTATGAATACTATGGTATTACCTGAGGTTGAGAAGTTTTGCAATGGTGCTCCTCCCCCAGCAGTGAACGATGGTACTTTGGATTCTAAAATGAATGGGAAGGAAAGTGGTGACCGGCCAAAGAAAGGTTTTAATAAGGCCCTTGGTAGGATAATTCAAGGTGaagattctgattctgattatTCAGAACCaaagaatgatgatgatccaagTTTAGACGAAGACGATGAGGAGTTCATGAAGAGagtaaagaagacaaaagctGAGAAGTTGTCCCTTGTTGACCACTCAAAAATAGAGTATGAACCTTTCCGGAAGAACTTCTATATCGAAGTGAAGGATATCTCTAGGATGACACAAGAAGAAGTTAACACTTACAGAAAGGAATTGGAGCTGAAAGTTCATGGAAAGGATGTTCCAAGACCCATAAAGTTTTGGCACCAGACTGGGCTAACCAGCAAAATTTTGGATACTATGAAGAAGCTTAATTATGAAAAGCCAATGCCTATTCAAACACAAGCACTCCCTATCATCATGAGCGGTCGAGACTGCATTGGGGTTGCAAAAACCGGTTCAGGTAAAAcccttggttttgttttgccaaTGCTGAGGCATATTAAAGATCAGCCTCCCGTTGAAGCTGGTGATGGGCCAATTGGTCTTGTAATGGCACCTACTAGGGAGCTTGTTCAGCAGATTCACAGCGATATCAGAAAGTTTTCTAAGCCATTGGGTATAAGATGCGTCCCTGTGTATGGAGGATCAGGAGTTGCCCAGCAAATTAGTGAACTTAAGCGAGGTACTGAGATTGTTGTGTGCACTCCTGGGAGAATGATTGATATCCTTTGCACAAGCAGTGGGAAAATCACTAATCTGCGAAGAGTCACATTTTTGGTAATGGATGAAGCTGATCGTATGTTTGACATGGGTTTTGAGCCTCAAATTACTCGTATTATTCAGAACATTCGACCGGAACGCCAAACTGTGCTTTTTTCTGCCACTTTTCCACGCCAAGTTGAAACTTTGGCACGTAAAGTCTTGAACAAGCCTGTAGAAATACAGGTCGGTGGAAGGAGTGTTGTGAATAAGGATATAACTCAGTTAGTTGAAGTCAGACCGGAGAGTGATAGGTTCCTTAGACTTCTGGAACTTCTTGGGGAATGGTCTGAGAAAGGGAAAATTCTGGTCTTTGTTCAGTCGCAGGAAAAATGTGATGCCTTGTATAGGGATATGATTAAATCTAGTTACCCTTGTCTGTCTCTTCACGGGGGTAAGGATCAGACCGATCGTGAATCAACTATATCTGATTTTAAGAACGATGTCTGCAATTTGTTGATTGCCACAAGTGTTGCTGCTAGGGGTCTAGATGTGAAAGAGCTTGAGTTGGTTGTAAACTTTGATGCGCCGAACCACTATGAAGATTATGTGCATCGCGTTGGCAGGACAGGCAGGGCAGGGCGTAAGGGCTGTGCTGTGACATTTATCTCCGAGGATGATGCAAAATATGCACCAGATTTAGTCAAGGCCCTGGAGCTTTCTGAGCAGCCAGTTCCTGATGATCTGAAAGCACTTGCTGATGGTTTCATGGTGAAAGTGAAACAGGGTATTGAGCAAGCTCATGGAACTGGCTATGGTGGTAGTGGCTTTAAATTCAacgaagaggaggaagaagttAGAAAAGCAGCAAAGAAAGCACAAGCAAAGGAGTATGGCTTTGAGGAAGACAAGTCTGACTCAGAAGATGAGAATGATGTAGTAAGAAAGGCAGGTGGTGGTGAGATCTCACAGCAGCAGGCTACTTTTGCTCAGATAGCCGCCATTGCTGCTGCTGCCaaagctgctgctgctgctccAGTGAGTGCTCCTGTGACAGCTAACCAATTACTGGCAAATGGTGGCGGGCTTGCTGCCATGCCAGGTGTCCTTCCGGTTACTGTTCCTACCCTTCCTAGTGAAGGGGCAGGCCGTGCTGCAGCCATGGTTGCTGCCATGAATCTGCAACATAATCTGGCAAAGATTCAAGCTGATGCAATGCCTGAGCACTATGAAGCAGAACTTGAAATCAATGACTTCCCACAAAATGCTCGTTGGAAGGTCACCCATAAAGAAACTTTGGGTCCAATATCAGAGTGGACTGGAGCTGCTATTACCACCAGGGGTCAGTTTTATCCTACAGGACGTATACCGGGACCTGGGGAACGGAAGCTGTACTTATTCATTGAAGGGCCTAGCGAAAAATCAGTTAAGCACGCAAAAGCTGAACTCAAGCGTGTTCTTGAAGACATTACGAATCAGGCCATGTCCTCACTTCCTGGAGGAGCATCCGGGAGATACTCAGTCCTTTAATGTAAGTCGAGAATTCTAGTCCAATTTACAATCTTTGGTGATAAATTTATGCTAAATGCTTTGCTTTAGCCTTGCATGCAgactattttctttcttacataaCTCTTTTAATCTCAAAGTTCAGACTTATGGATCTTTAGTTTCTGTCTTTTAACAGGAAAGCAACAATGAGGTGTGTGATTATAAGGGATTCAAATCACTGAGAGTTTTATTAAACAAGTATTATTGGTTGATGTTGTGGAATACAATCTCTGCACAATTGCTAAATCTTTTTACAGACTTGAACTTGTCGTGATTAGAGACATGGTCTCATAATGCTTGTTGTTTCTCATCCCGCAactcttttcctctttttaattctattctctttttctttgtcatgtTTATACAATGTCCTCGATGGGTTTGCTAATGAGCATTACCGCGTGGTGGCTGTTAAATGATGGGTAAAATCTAGTTTGATGGAGGTTGTGTTTGGCACTATGCTTGTTAGTTTCTTGCATCAAGTTCCCCGTTTTACAGCTTTTGGCATCTTTTCTGCAGGGGAAATCTGTGAAACATGAAGCTCCCGGAGAGATgatatgtaattttttgtgATAGACAAGGCAAAGCTTTTCTTACCTCTCCAATGGGTAAGACTTGGAGCTTATTCAGTTATGTTTCTGGATCCTATGTCTGTGAAGCTCCGACTATATCTGCTTGACCAATATTCTTTTGAGGGAAAAGTTTACATCTACTGGGGGAGTTCATGGACTTGCGACCTACTTAAACGCTGAAGGATGCTTTCCGAGTAATGGTAAAAGGGGATGGTGCATTCAGTATGTAGTAGACATAGGATTTATGAATCAAGATAGTAGTACTCAAGTTTTGTggatcaaaatttaaaactaatgCTTCTGAAACAGTGAAACAGATGGTCTATTATGTGTTGATGATAAACGGCTATTCTCGTAGACAATAGAGAAGCTTGATCCACATGAAAGGTTGTTGGTGGCCAAAGTCGATTTGTGTGACCGCACCTTTATCAAACAATGAACATAAAGAAGTGTCAGAATGTTAAGAGTAATTTCTGGAAAAGGGATGGAACATTCTATTCACTCCAAATGTTAGAGTAGCATTGCACAACTCTAATGTCTTTGACACAATCAGCAAAACTGCATATAATTCACCAGAGTATCGGAAAAATAACCACAAGATTATATGACACTTCACCATTTCACGGGGACTCGCATTGTAAACAACGTAGAGTTAAAGACAATTGTATTCAATTCAATATGAATATATCCAATGTTCTCAAATGCTACTCGGAAATTGAATCATTGTAAGTTTTGTTAACTGTATTTTCTCTAGATAATACAACATACAAgaatataaaagaaggaacaaaatagaaaatgatttgaaaaaatatttatactatATCCacaattctttcttttttaggTAGTTAACTACTAAAACTATAACCGAATTGCCATGCAAAGCAAAGTATGCGAGAACCACAACTACCACTCCCAAGTTTCTCATCTTCTGGATTTTACGTTTCATAATTGATACTCTGTTTCTTAGCTCGATAAACCAGAGAATACGAAGATCGATCTCTCTATTCCTCTCGATTCTCCGTTCTTTCTATTCCGtaagtcatcatcatcacgtCTCACACGATTTCAATGTTTTTCGTATTTCTATTCTTCTCGATTTGAATGCATAACTGGTTATTCTATAGAagatattgttttggtttctttggtATCAGATTGAAAGCGAAGATGAGGATGAGGCTTTTGGATCTGTTCATAACCTCATCGATACCAGTTGCGAAGATTCTGTTGATAACAGGAATTGGATTTTACTTGGCTCTTGATCAAGTTAACATTCTCAATCACGATGCAAGAAAACAACTCAACAATGTCAGTGTTTTCCGTCACATGCATAGCCATTCAccaattttggttaatttattCTCTTATGAGTTTTGGTTTCTACAGATAGTTTTCTATGTGTTTAGTCCTTCTCTTGTTGCAAGCAGTTTATCTGAGACTATTACATACGAAAGCATGGTGAAAATGTAAGTGTTTTTTATTCAAAGAACTGATTCttcttgaaaatgaaatgttgattttgttggGGTCATTTTCAGGTGGTTCATGCCACTTAATGTTTTGCTAACATTCATCATTGGTTCGTTTTTGGGTTGGATTGTTATCAAAATCACTAAACCTCCTTCGCATCTCCGTGGCATCATCGTTGGTTGTTGTGCTGCTGGTAACTTTAATATCATCTTACAAAAgctgttttcattttcttagaTTCAGTGATGAGATTGTGTAATCCAACAGGGAATTTGGGGAATATGCCACTCATTATCATCCCAGCTATATGTAATGAAAAGGGAAGTCCTTTTGGAGATCCTGAGTCTTGTGAGAAATTTGGACTTGGTTATATTGCACTCTCTATGGCGGTATGTCACCATTTCTTAACTACTTCTTATGCTTCTCtactaaagtttttttttaatgccAATACAAGTCAAAAACGTTTTGTGATGTATATCAGATTGGAGCCATTTACATATGGACTTATGTATACAATCTTATGCGGATGCTAGCAAATCCTGCTGGAGAAACCGCAATAAACAGTACCTCGTCTACAATGCCACTGATTTCTCCCAAAGTCGAAGTTGCGGAACAGGTATTAGTCTAAACTTTTCCTTCTTATATTCTTGTTAGCCAACTTACTGATTTTGAGAGAATGTATATGTGACAAGGTTGGGACTTGGGGCAAGGTCAAACAAAGAGTGTGCTCTGTAGCAGAGAAAATCAATCTACGAACAATATTTGCTCCTTCAACTATTGCAGCGGTTTGTTTCAATGTTCCCTTGAACTAAACGACTGCTATCTAGCTTCTGTATGTTCTTACTAGTTAAGCAACTaatcctctttctcttcagcTTATCGCGCTTGCGGTTGGGTTAAATCCTTTACTACGGAAGCTACTAGTCGGTAACACAGCTCCACTTCGAGTGATTGAGGACTCAGTATCTCTATTGGGGTATTCTAcaacatattaaaaatctcACTTGTCAGTGATAATTAACAATGCTTACTTGAGTAGCTTAATTTTCTTGAAGGGACGGGGCGATTCCTGTTCTGACTCTGATTGTTGGAGGAAACCTTCTCAATGGTAgataaacaataacaaatgGCTGcag
This sequence is a window from Arabidopsis thaliana chromosome 1 sequence. Protein-coding genes within it:
- a CDS encoding P-loop containing nucleoside triphosphate hydrolases superfamily protein, with the translated sequence MEVEKSKYRSEDLDVVEEEADLKKSRRDRDRSNERKKDKGSEKRREKDRRKKRVKSSDSEDDYDRDDDEEREKRKEKERERRRRDKDRVKRRSERRKSSDSEDDVEEEDERDKRRVNEKERGHREHERDRGKDRKRDREREERKDKEREREKDRERREREREEREKERVKERERREREDGERDRREREKERGSRRNRERERSREVGNEESDDDVKRDLKRRRKEGGERKEKEREKSVGRSSRHEDSPKRKSVEDNGEKKEKKTREEELEDEQKKLDEEVEKRRRRVQEWQELKRKKEEAESESKGDADGNEPKAGKAWTLEGESDDEEGHPEEKSETEMDVDEETKPENDGDAKMVDLENETAATVSESGGDGAVDEEEIDPLDAFMNTMVLPEVEKFCNGAPPPAVNDGTLDSKMNGKESGDRPKKGFNKALGRIIQGEDSDSDYSEPKNDDDPSLDEDDEEFMKRVKKTKAEKLSLVDHSKIEYEPFRKNFYIEVKDISRMTQEEVNTYRKELELKVHGKDVPRPIKFWHQTGLTSKILDTMKKLNYEKPMPIQTQALPIIMSGRDCIGVAKTGSGKTLGFVLPMLRHIKDQPPVEAGDGPIGLVMAPTRELVQQIHSDIRKFSKPLGIRCVPVYGGSGVAQQISELKRGTEIVVCTPGRMIDILCTSSGKITNLRRVTFLVMDEADRMFDMGFEPQITRIIQNIRPERQTVLFSATFPRQVETLARKVLNKPVEIQVGGRSVVNKDITQLVEVRPESDRFLRLLELLGEWSEKGKILVFVQSQEKCDALYRDMIKSSYPCLSLHGGKDQTDRESTISDFKNDVCNLLIATSVAARGLDVKELELVVNFDAPNHYEDYVHRVGRTGRAGRKGCAVTFISEDDAKYAPDLVKALELSEQPVPDDLKALADGFMVKVKQGIEQAHGTGYGGSGFKFNEEEEEVRKAAKKAQAKEYGFEEDKSDSEDENDVVRKAGGGEISQQQATFAQIAAIAAAAKAAAAAPVSAPVTANQLLANGGGLAAMPGVLPVTVPTLPSEGAGRAAAMVAAMNLQHNLAKIQADAMPEHYEAELEINDFPQNARWKVTHKETLGPISEWTGAAITTRGQFYPTGRIPGPGERKLYLFIEGPSEKSVKHAKAELKRVLEDITNQAMSSLPGGASGRYSVL
- a CDS encoding P-loop containing nucleoside triphosphate hydrolases superfamily protein (P-loop containing nucleoside triphosphate hydrolases superfamily protein; FUNCTIONS IN: helicase activity, ATP-dependent helicase activity, ATP binding, nucleic acid binding; EXPRESSED IN: 25 plant structures; EXPRESSED DURING: 14 growth stages; CONTAINS InterPro DOMAIN/s: RNA helicase, DEAD-box type, Q motif (InterPro:IPR014014), DNA/RNA helicase, DEAD/DEAH box type, N-terminal (InterPro:IPR011545), RNA helicase, ATP-dependent, DEAD-box, conserved site (InterPro:IPR000629), DEAD-like helicase, N-terminal (InterPro:IPR014001), DNA/RNA helicase, C-terminal (InterPro:IPR001650), Helicase, superfamily 1/2, ATP-binding domain (InterPro:IPR014021); BEST Arabidopsis thaliana protein match is: P-loop containing nucleoside triphosphate hydrolases superfamily protein (TAIR:AT3G09620.1); Has 45185 Blast hits to 44279 proteins in 3076 species: Archae - 794; Bacteria - 22443; Metazoa - 6674; Fungi - 4936; Plants - 2699; Viruses - 11; Other Eukaryotes - 7628 (source: NCBI BLink).), with product MDVDEETKPENDGDAKMVDLENETAATVSESGGDGAVDEEEIDPLDAFMNTMVLPEVEKFCNGAPPPAVNDGTLDSKMNGKESGDRPKKGFNKALGRIIQGEDSDSDYSEPKNDDDPSLDEDDEEFMKRVKKTKAEKLSLVDHSKIEYEPFRKNFYIEVKDISRMTQEEVNTYRKELELKVHGKDVPRPIKFWHQTGLTSKILDTMKKLNYEKPMPIQTQALPIIMSGRDCIGVAKTGSGKTLGFVLPMLRHIKDQPPVEAGDGPIGLVMAPTRELVQQIHSDIRKFSKPLGIRCVPVYGGSGVAQQISELKRGTEIVVCTPGRMIDILCTSSGKITNLRRVTFLVMDEADRMFDMGFEPQITRIIQNIRPERQTVLFSATFPRQVETLARKVLNKPVEIQVGGRSVVNKDITQLVEVRPESDRFLRLLELLGEWSEKGKILVFVQSQEKCDALYRDMIKSSYPCLSLHGGKDQTDRESTISDFKNDVCNLLIATSVAARGLDVKELELVVNFDAPNHYEDYVHRVGRTGRAGRKGCAVTFISEDDAKYAPDLVKALELSEQPVPDDLKALADGFMVKVKQGIEQAHGTGYGGSGFKFNEEEEEVRKAAKKAQAKEYGFEEDKSDSEDENDVVRKAGGGEISQQQATFAQIAAIAAAAKAAAAAPVSAPVTANQLLANGGGLAAMPGVLPVTVPTLPSEGAGRAAAMVAAMNLQHNLAKIQADAMPEHYEAELEINDFPQNARWKVTHKETLGPISEWTGAAITTRGQFYPTGRIPGPGERKLYLFIEGPSEKSVKHAKAELKRVLEDITNQAMSSLPGGASGRYSVL
- a CDS encoding Auxin efflux carrier family protein (Auxin efflux carrier family protein; FUNCTIONS IN: auxin:hydrogen symporter activity; INVOLVED IN: auxin polar transport, transmembrane transport; LOCATED IN: integral to membrane; CONTAINS InterPro DOMAIN/s: Auxin efflux carrier (InterPro:IPR004776); BEST Arabidopsis thaliana protein match is: Auxin efflux carrier family protein (TAIR:AT1G76520.2); Has 641 Blast hits to 607 proteins in 137 species: Archae - 6; Bacteria - 69; Metazoa - 0; Fungi - 180; Plants - 327; Viruses - 0; Other Eukaryotes - 59 (source: NCBI BLink).); this translates as MSLTQSAKLHIIHQSIGKITTRLYDTSPFHGDSHCKQRRVKDNCIQFNMNISNVLKCYSEIESFSINQRIRRSISLFLSILRSFYSMRMRLLDLFITSSIPVAKILLITGIGFYLALDQVNILNHDARKQLNNIVFYVFSPSLVASSLSETITYESMVKMWFMPLNVLLTFIIGSFLGWIVIKITKPPSHLRGIIVGCCAAGNLGNMPLIIIPAICNEKGSPFGDPESCEKFGLGYIALSMAIGAIYIWTYVYNLMRMLANPAGETAINSTSSTMPLISPKVEVAEQVGTWGKVKQRVCSVAEKINLRTIFAPSTIAALIALAVGLNPLLRKLLVGNTAPLRVIEDSVSLLGDGAIPVLTLIVGGNLLNGLRGSGINKSVIMGVVVVRYLLLPILGVFIVRGAHYLGLVTSEPLYQFVLLLQYVVPPAMNLGTITQLFGSGESECSVILFWSYALASVSLTVWPTFFMWLVA